One stretch of Nocardia mangyaensis DNA includes these proteins:
- a CDS encoding TIGR03842 family LLM class F420-dependent oxidoreductase: MDIGVVLQCTPPASRVIELARVAETHGFSHVWTFDSHLLWQEPYVIYSQILAATRKVVVGPMVTNPATRDQTVTASTFATLNEMFGNRTICGIGRGDSAVRTLGGKPTTLATLRDAVEVIRELGNGRGARIGDTEVRFPWAADSRLEVWVAGYGPKALELTGQVADGFILQLADPDITAWTIATVRGAAEAAGRDPRSVKICVAAPAYVTDGSAAGLAHAREQCRWFGGMVGNHVADIVAKYGAGGDVPAALTDYIAGRHGYDYNQHGRAGNTHADFVPDEIVDRFCLLGTPDEQLARLWELEGLGVDQFAVYLQHDAKTATLQAYGEQVLPRLHEPVTATQEARS; this comes from the coding sequence ATGGACATCGGTGTGGTCCTGCAGTGCACCCCGCCCGCCTCGCGGGTGATCGAACTGGCCAGAGTGGCCGAGACGCACGGGTTCTCGCATGTGTGGACGTTCGACTCGCATCTGCTGTGGCAGGAGCCGTACGTGATCTACAGCCAGATCCTGGCCGCCACCCGCAAGGTGGTGGTCGGTCCGATGGTCACCAATCCGGCGACCAGGGACCAGACGGTGACCGCGTCGACCTTCGCCACGCTCAACGAGATGTTCGGCAACCGCACGATCTGCGGGATCGGGCGCGGCGACTCGGCGGTGCGCACCCTCGGCGGCAAGCCCACCACCTTGGCGACGCTGCGTGACGCGGTGGAGGTGATCCGGGAACTCGGCAACGGTCGCGGCGCCCGGATCGGCGATACCGAGGTGCGGTTCCCGTGGGCGGCCGACTCCCGTCTCGAGGTGTGGGTGGCCGGGTACGGGCCCAAGGCACTCGAGCTCACCGGTCAGGTGGCCGACGGGTTCATCCTGCAGCTGGCCGATCCCGACATCACCGCGTGGACCATCGCCACGGTGCGCGGGGCGGCCGAGGCTGCGGGGCGCGATCCGCGCTCGGTGAAGATCTGTGTGGCCGCGCCCGCCTATGTCACCGACGGGTCGGCGGCGGGGCTGGCGCACGCGCGCGAGCAGTGCCGCTGGTTCGGTGGCATGGTGGGCAATCACGTCGCCGACATCGTCGCGAAATACGGTGCGGGCGGCGATGTTCCGGCCGCGCTGACCGACTACATCGCCGGTCGGCACGGCTACGACTACAACCAGCACGGGCGCGCGGGCAATACACACGCCGATTTCGTGCCCGACGAGATCGTCGACCGGTTCTGTCTGCTGGGCACCCCGGACGAACAACTCGCCCGGCTGTGGGAACTGGAAGGACTCGGGGTCGACCAGTTCGCGGTGTATCTGCAGCACGACGCCAAGACGGCCACTCTGCAGGCCTATGGCGAACAGGTTCTGCCCCGGCTGCACGAGCCCGTCACCGCCACGCAGGAGGCGCGATCATGA
- a CDS encoding arsenate reductase family protein, with translation MTSGQTEIWHNPRCTKSRNATAYLDTAGIQYTVRRYLDDPPTVEELGAVLDRLGKQPWDITRTGEQIAKDLGMAAWGRTPADRERWLAALAEHPKLIQRPIVLTADGGAVVARDEESLRSLD, from the coding sequence ATGACTTCTGGACAGACCGAGATCTGGCACAACCCGCGCTGCACGAAGAGTCGCAACGCGACCGCGTATCTGGATACGGCCGGGATCCAATACACGGTTCGCCGCTACCTCGACGACCCGCCGACGGTCGAAGAATTGGGTGCGGTGCTGGATCGGCTGGGCAAACAGCCGTGGGACATCACCCGCACCGGGGAGCAGATCGCGAAGGACCTCGGGATGGCGGCGTGGGGGCGCACCCCGGCCGACCGGGAGCGGTGGCTGGCCGCGTTGGCCGAACACCCCAAGCTGATCCAGCGCCCGATCGTGCTCACCGCGGACGGCGGTGCGGTGGTCGCGCGCGACGAGGAATCACTGCGCTCGCTCGACTGA
- the hydA gene encoding dihydropyrimidinase translates to MRTFIHGGTVVSATGSQLLDVLIEDETIVAVLQPGSTALGADLAAGADTVIDATGKYVIPGGVDGHTHMQLPFGGTEASDTFETGTRAAAWGGTTTIVDFAVQKPGQRVQDTLAEWHEKAAGQCAIDYGFHQIVGDVNDESLKGMAELVSEGVTSFKLFMAYPGVFYSTDGQILRAMQSAGDLGALLMMHAENGIAIDVLVEQALARGDTAPYFHGTSRPWQMEEEATHRAIMLAQLTGAPLYVVHVSAKQAMDQIAAARDAGQNVFAETCPQYLYLSLEEQLGAPGFEGAKWVCSTPLRARSEGHQDELWRYIRTGDVTAVSTDHCPFCMKDQKELGLGDFSKIPNGIGSVEHRMDLLFQGVKDGRISLERWVEVCCTTPARMFGMYPRKGVISPGADADVVIYDPNGHTSIGLGKTHHMNMDHSAWEGFEIDGHVDTVLSRGRVIVDDGAYHGRAGHGRFVRRGLSQNLL, encoded by the coding sequence ATGCGCACCTTCATCCACGGCGGGACAGTGGTCAGCGCCACCGGATCCCAGCTGCTCGACGTGCTGATCGAAGACGAGACGATCGTCGCTGTGCTGCAACCGGGCTCGACCGCCCTCGGTGCCGATCTGGCCGCCGGCGCCGATACGGTGATCGACGCGACCGGCAAGTATGTGATTCCGGGCGGTGTCGACGGGCACACCCATATGCAATTGCCCTTCGGCGGCACCGAGGCCAGCGACACCTTCGAGACCGGGACCAGAGCCGCGGCCTGGGGCGGCACCACCACCATCGTCGACTTCGCGGTGCAGAAGCCCGGCCAGCGAGTGCAGGACACCTTGGCCGAATGGCACGAGAAGGCGGCCGGGCAGTGCGCGATCGACTACGGCTTCCACCAGATCGTCGGTGACGTCAACGACGAATCCCTGAAGGGCATGGCCGAACTCGTCAGCGAGGGGGTCACCAGCTTCAAGCTGTTCATGGCCTATCCGGGTGTCTTCTATTCCACCGACGGGCAGATCCTGCGCGCCATGCAGTCCGCCGGTGACCTCGGCGCGCTGCTGATGATGCACGCCGAGAACGGGATCGCCATCGACGTACTGGTGGAGCAGGCGCTGGCCCGGGGGGACACGGCTCCCTATTTCCACGGGACCAGTCGCCCGTGGCAGATGGAGGAGGAGGCCACCCACCGCGCGATCATGCTGGCGCAGCTGACCGGCGCTCCGCTGTATGTGGTGCACGTGTCGGCCAAACAGGCGATGGACCAGATCGCGGCCGCACGCGATGCGGGCCAGAACGTCTTCGCGGAAACCTGTCCGCAGTATCTGTACCTCTCGCTCGAAGAGCAGCTGGGCGCACCGGGCTTCGAGGGCGCCAAGTGGGTGTGCTCGACGCCGCTGCGCGCCCGGTCGGAGGGTCATCAGGACGAACTGTGGCGCTACATCCGCACCGGCGACGTCACCGCGGTCAGTACCGACCACTGTCCGTTCTGCATGAAGGACCAGAAAGAGCTCGGCCTGGGCGATTTCAGCAAGATCCCGAACGGGATCGGCAGTGTGGAACACCGCATGGATCTGCTGTTCCAGGGCGTCAAGGACGGACGGATCTCGCTGGAACGCTGGGTGGAGGTGTGCTGCACCACCCCGGCGCGGATGTTCGGGATGTATCCGCGCAAGGGCGTGATCAGTCCGGGCGCCGACGCCGACGTGGTGATCTACGACCCGAACGGGCACACCAGCATCGGCCTCGGCAAGACCCACCACATGAACATGGACCACTCGGCCTGGGAGGGCTTCGAGATCGACGGTCACGTCGACACCGTGCTCTCGCGCGGCCGGGTGATCGTCGACGACGGCGCCTATCACGGGCGGGCCGGACACGGCCGCTTCGTGCGGCGCGGGCTGTCGCAGAACCTTCTGTAA
- a CDS encoding ABC transporter ATP-binding protein, whose translation MSTTVTDPDTPAPAVSAAVDLSHIGKTFAAGSVTALSDVSLTVAAGEFVSLIGPSGCGKSTLLRIIADLETPTSGTATVHGKTARQARVDQDYGIAFQQAGLLDWRTVAANVELPLELHRVPKAQRRARSAELLEMAGLTEFADRYPAELSGGMQQRVAIARALARKPSLLLMDEPFGALDEMTRERMQGELLRIAGETGAAVVFVTHSIPEAVYLSDRVVVLSARPGRISEIVSTGGWGRDADTDVRSSKEFFAAVAAVRAALRGEHDDQAVAGRDVP comes from the coding sequence ATGTCCACGACAGTCACCGACCCCGACACCCCGGCGCCCGCGGTCTCGGCCGCGGTCGACCTGAGCCACATCGGCAAGACCTTCGCCGCGGGATCGGTGACGGCACTGTCCGATGTCTCGCTGACCGTCGCGGCGGGGGAGTTCGTCTCGCTCATCGGGCCCTCGGGCTGCGGCAAGTCGACCCTGCTGCGGATCATCGCCGACCTGGAGACCCCGACCAGCGGGACCGCGACCGTGCACGGCAAGACCGCCCGCCAGGCGCGCGTCGACCAGGACTACGGCATCGCGTTCCAGCAGGCCGGACTGCTGGACTGGCGCACCGTCGCCGCCAATGTGGAACTGCCGCTGGAACTGCACCGGGTACCCAAGGCGCAGCGGCGCGCCCGCAGTGCCGAACTGCTGGAGATGGCCGGGCTCACCGAGTTCGCCGACCGGTATCCGGCCGAGCTGTCGGGCGGCATGCAGCAGCGCGTCGCCATCGCCCGCGCGCTGGCGCGCAAACCGTCGCTGTTGCTCATGGACGAGCCCTTCGGCGCGCTCGACGAGATGACCAGGGAGCGGATGCAGGGCGAACTGCTGCGGATCGCGGGGGAGACCGGCGCGGCGGTCGTGTTCGTGACGCACTCGATTCCCGAGGCGGTCTACCTGTCGGACCGGGTGGTGGTGCTTTCCGCGCGGCCCGGCCGGATCAGCGAGATCGTGTCGACCGGCGGCTGGGGTCGGGATGCCGACACCGATGTGCGGTCGTCGAAGGAGTTCTTCGCCGCGGTCGCCGCGGTGCGCGCGGCCCTGCGCGGCGAGCACGACGACCAGGCCGTGGCTGGACGGGATGTGCCATGA
- a CDS encoding nitrilase-related carbon-nitrogen hydrolase, with protein sequence MGIVRAALVQTSWTGDKESMIKAHEDYARQAAAQGAQVICFQELFYGPYFCQLQDTKFYDYAESVPGPTTERFAALAAELNLVMVLPVYEREQAGLLYNTAAVIDADGTYLGKYRKHHIPQVNGFWEKFYFRPGNLGWPVFDTAVGKVGVYICYDRHFPEGWRALGLAGAEIVFNPSATSRGLSSYLWKLEQPASAVANEYYIGAINRVGVESEYGDDDFYGTSYFVDPEGKFVGEVASDTDPELVVRDLDMDLITTVRDRWAFYRDRRPEAYGPLVNP encoded by the coding sequence ATGGGAATCGTCAGAGCGGCCCTGGTCCAGACCTCATGGACCGGCGACAAAGAATCCATGATCAAAGCCCACGAGGACTACGCCAGGCAGGCAGCCGCGCAGGGCGCGCAGGTGATCTGCTTCCAGGAGTTGTTCTACGGACCGTATTTCTGCCAGCTACAGGACACCAAGTTCTACGACTACGCCGAATCGGTGCCCGGCCCGACGACCGAGCGCTTCGCCGCGCTGGCCGCCGAGCTGAACCTGGTGATGGTGCTGCCGGTGTACGAGCGCGAGCAGGCCGGTCTGCTCTACAACACGGCGGCCGTCATCGACGCCGACGGCACCTACCTGGGAAAATATCGTAAGCACCACATCCCGCAGGTGAACGGCTTCTGGGAGAAGTTCTACTTCCGGCCGGGCAATCTGGGCTGGCCGGTGTTCGACACCGCGGTCGGCAAGGTCGGCGTCTACATCTGTTACGACCGCCATTTCCCGGAGGGCTGGCGCGCGCTCGGACTGGCGGGAGCGGAAATCGTTTTCAATCCGTCGGCGACCTCGCGCGGGCTGTCGAGTTATCTGTGGAAGCTCGAACAGCCCGCCTCGGCGGTGGCCAACGAGTATTACATCGGCGCGATCAATCGGGTCGGTGTCGAGAGCGAATACGGCGACGACGATTTCTACGGCACCAGCTATTTCGTCGACCCCGAGGGCAAGTTCGTCGGCGAGGTCGCCTCCGACACCGATCCGGAATTGGTTGTTCGTGATCTCGATATGGATCTGATCACAACGGTCCGCGACCGGTGGGCGTTCTATCGCGACCGTCGCCCCGAGGCCTACGGACCGTTGGTGAACCCCTGA
- a CDS encoding PLP-dependent aminotransferase family protein, whose translation MTEASPTALPADFAGDLDDRTAAGIAAAVGRRIRSGALAPGTRLPTVRAVARDLRVSPATVSQAWRALAATGAIVARGRAGTFVGESLPQTPLGRYQRLHSPSDNAFRIDLSRGTPDPALLPDLAAALHALSRDTAPGDLSAHYLGEAVLPELAETLRAEWPWRCERLAVLDGALDAVDRLLAAHVRFGDPVIVEDPCFPPFLDLLARLGARPIPVPLDESGFRPEEFARAFDGPAPRAVILQPRANNPTGASLTAIRVRELAAVLDTHPALIIEDDHSAGIAATPLRSLAACFPDRGVYIRSYSKSHGADLRLAVAGGPEALLDPVVERRMLGPGWSSRLLQRILLTMLHDADAATTVAGARLEYRRRATALRQALAEHGIVVAAGDGINLWLPVHDENAAMISLAAAGIKVAPGGPFEVGAHPPRDHLRLTLGALEAGTDLGWLAAELATATAATPTYRRIRRT comes from the coding sequence ATGACCGAAGCCTCGCCGACCGCGCTGCCCGCGGACTTCGCCGGGGACCTCGACGACCGCACCGCCGCGGGCATCGCCGCCGCGGTCGGTCGCCGAATCCGCTCCGGCGCACTGGCGCCGGGCACTCGGCTGCCGACCGTGCGCGCGGTCGCCCGCGATCTGCGGGTGTCTCCCGCGACGGTCAGCCAGGCCTGGCGGGCACTCGCGGCGACCGGTGCCATCGTGGCCCGTGGGCGCGCGGGCACCTTCGTCGGCGAGTCGTTGCCACAGACACCACTGGGCCGCTACCAGCGGCTGCATTCCCCGTCCGACAACGCCTTTCGCATCGATTTGTCCCGTGGCACGCCCGATCCGGCGCTGTTGCCCGACCTGGCCGCCGCCCTGCACGCGCTGTCCCGCGACACCGCGCCGGGCGATCTGTCGGCGCACTATCTCGGCGAGGCGGTGCTGCCCGAGCTCGCCGAGACCCTGCGCGCGGAGTGGCCGTGGCGGTGCGAACGCCTCGCCGTGCTCGACGGCGCGCTCGACGCGGTCGACCGCCTGCTCGCCGCGCACGTGCGCTTCGGCGACCCGGTGATCGTGGAGGACCCCTGCTTCCCGCCGTTCCTCGACCTGCTGGCCCGCTTGGGCGCACGCCCGATCCCGGTGCCGCTCGACGAATCCGGTTTCCGCCCCGAGGAATTCGCGCGCGCGTTCGACGGTCCTGCACCGCGTGCGGTCATCCTGCAACCGCGCGCGAACAATCCGACCGGCGCCTCGCTCACCGCGATCCGCGTACGCGAACTCGCCGCGGTACTCGACACGCATCCCGCGCTGATCATCGAGGACGACCATTCCGCCGGGATCGCGGCCACCCCACTGCGCTCACTCGCGGCCTGCTTCCCCGACCGCGGTGTCTACATCCGGTCCTACTCCAAGTCGCACGGCGCCGATCTACGGCTGGCGGTGGCGGGTGGACCGGAGGCGCTGCTGGATCCGGTGGTCGAACGTCGGATGCTCGGTCCAGGGTGGTCCTCGCGCCTGCTGCAGCGGATCCTGTTGACGATGCTGCACGACGCCGACGCGGCCACCACCGTGGCCGGCGCCCGCCTCGAGTACCGCAGGCGGGCCACGGCGCTGCGCCAGGCACTGGCCGAGCACGGGATCGTCGTCGCGGCCGGTGACGGCATCAACCTGTGGCTGCCCGTGCACGACGAGAACGCCGCCATGATCAGCCTCGCCGCCGCGGGCATCAAGGTCGCCCCCGGTGGCCCGTTCGAGGTCGGCGCCCATCCCCCACGCGATCACCTGCGCCTGACCCTTGGCGCGCTCGAGGCCGGCACCGACCTCGGCTGGCTGGCCGCCGAGCTGGCCACCGCCACGGCCGCCACCCCCACCTACCGGCGGATCCGGCGGACCTGA
- a CDS encoding TetR/AcrR family transcriptional regulator, whose protein sequence is MRPENNPDGQRRSFIEEARRRQIIASTVEVISEVGYGHASLARIAEHAGISKGVISYHFDGKDELMSQVVIELFVAGAEFMVPTIVAAAEQGPRAALHAYLESNLRFIDANKSYVAACADIVVNLRNADGSPTLGTVEGDREAIAPLVELLADGQRAGVFGDFDPTMLARLIRDSIDGVAQRAVRESDFDVRHYISHLTRVYDAATRKNDGR, encoded by the coding sequence ATGCGGCCAGAAAATAATCCAGATGGACAACGGCGGTCGTTCATCGAGGAGGCGCGGCGGCGGCAGATCATCGCCTCGACCGTGGAGGTGATCTCCGAGGTCGGCTATGGTCACGCGTCGCTGGCACGGATCGCCGAGCACGCGGGGATCTCCAAGGGGGTGATCTCCTACCATTTCGACGGCAAGGACGAGTTGATGTCGCAGGTCGTCATCGAATTGTTCGTCGCCGGCGCCGAGTTCATGGTGCCGACCATCGTCGCCGCGGCCGAACAGGGGCCGCGCGCCGCCCTGCACGCCTATCTGGAGTCGAACCTGCGCTTCATCGACGCCAACAAGAGCTACGTGGCCGCGTGCGCGGACATCGTGGTGAACCTGCGCAACGCCGACGGTTCGCCGACTCTCGGCACGGTCGAGGGCGACCGCGAAGCCATCGCCCCCCTGGTCGAATTGCTGGCCGACGGGCAGCGCGCCGGTGTGTTCGGCGACTTCGACCCGACGATGCTGGCGCGACTGATCCGGGACTCGATCGACGGTGTCGCCCAGCGCGCGGTCCGCGAGTCCGATTTCGATGTGCGCCACTACATCTCTCATCTCACCCGCGTGTACGACGCGGCGACCAGGAAAAACGACGGGCGATGA
- a CDS encoding ABC transporter substrate-binding protein, with protein MSKTAFRLRSCLVAAAVAAAALTGCSTTDGGSETTADGLTKVTLQLQWFKQGQFAGYLAAVDQGFYQKQGLSVEILDGGTDIVPQTVLAQGQADYAVAWVPKALASREAGAQITQIAQVFQRSGTLQVSFASDNIAGPADLRGKTVGNWGYGNEFELFAGMTEAGIDPAEDVTLVQQQFDMNAFLAGDIDAAQAMSYNEYAQLLETKNPATGQLYTAEDFRTIDWNDEGVAMLQDALWANTEKLGDTAYQEQTVKFLVASLEGWAFCRDNLDKCRDLTVAAGATLGAGHQEWQINEVNKLIWPSPAGIGAIDEAAWDATVQIARDTKNAEGATVLTKDPGPDAYTTEYVTKALDQLKAEGIDVAGTGYQPVQVTPTEGGK; from the coding sequence ATGAGCAAGACCGCATTTCGATTGCGCAGTTGTCTGGTGGCGGCCGCCGTCGCCGCTGCCGCGCTGACCGGCTGCAGCACCACCGACGGCGGTTCGGAGACGACCGCCGACGGGCTCACGAAAGTGACACTGCAGCTGCAGTGGTTCAAACAGGGGCAGTTCGCCGGCTACCTGGCCGCCGTCGACCAGGGGTTCTACCAGAAGCAGGGCCTGTCGGTCGAGATCCTCGACGGTGGCACCGACATCGTGCCGCAGACGGTGCTGGCCCAGGGGCAGGCCGACTACGCGGTCGCCTGGGTGCCCAAGGCGCTGGCCTCGCGGGAGGCGGGTGCGCAGATCACCCAGATCGCCCAGGTGTTCCAGCGTTCGGGCACCCTGCAGGTGTCGTTCGCGTCCGACAACATCGCCGGGCCCGCCGACCTGCGCGGCAAGACGGTCGGCAACTGGGGCTACGGCAACGAATTCGAGCTCTTCGCCGGGATGACCGAGGCCGGGATCGACCCGGCCGAGGACGTGACTCTGGTCCAGCAGCAGTTCGACATGAACGCCTTCCTCGCCGGGGACATCGACGCCGCCCAGGCCATGTCCTACAACGAGTACGCCCAGCTGCTCGAGACGAAGAACCCCGCCACCGGCCAGCTCTACACCGCCGAGGACTTCCGCACCATCGACTGGAACGACGAAGGCGTCGCGATGCTGCAGGACGCCCTGTGGGCCAATACCGAGAAACTCGGCGACACCGCCTATCAGGAGCAGACGGTGAAGTTCCTGGTCGCCTCGCTCGAGGGCTGGGCCTTCTGCCGCGACAACCTCGACAAGTGCCGCGACCTCACTGTTGCCGCGGGCGCCACTCTCGGCGCGGGACATCAGGAATGGCAGATCAACGAGGTGAACAAGCTGATCTGGCCTTCGCCCGCCGGGATCGGGGCCATCGACGAGGCCGCGTGGGACGCCACGGTGCAGATCGCCCGTGACACCAAGAACGCCGAGGGCGCCACGGTGCTCACCAAGGACCCGGGTCCGGACGCCTACACCACCGAGTACGTCACCAAGGCGCTCGATCAGTTGAAGGCCGAGGGCATCGATGTCGCGGGGACCGGGTATCAGCCGGTGCAGGTGACCCCGACCGAGGGTGGCAAGTAG
- a CDS encoding ABC transporter permease, protein MTVTALDEVVTTPAPQRVRRRTRTGTRLVRAAYTIGAFALVAVIWELVKVLVPADGVSIAGTRVLPRTGDGALPHVWAVVTVLGEADGTGTVGTTLLRTGTFTLGLSLLALLLGTIVGVVLAVAMQRFGWLERGLLPYVVLSQTVPLIALAPLVAGWGGRLAIGGQPWQPWMSIVVIAAYLAFFPVAIGMLRGLQSPPAASVELMRSCSAGWWATLTRLRFPAAVPSLMPALRLAAAAAVIGAVVAEISTGTAGGIGRQIIVFSQQATGDAARLYAAVLAAALLGVVLTGLVALVELALRRYSHPPGTGASTGR, encoded by the coding sequence GTGACCGTGACAGCGCTCGACGAAGTGGTCACCACGCCGGCGCCGCAGCGGGTACGGCGGCGCACGCGCACCGGGACGCGGCTGGTGCGCGCCGCCTACACGATCGGTGCGTTCGCGCTGGTCGCGGTGATCTGGGAGCTGGTGAAGGTGCTGGTTCCCGCCGATGGGGTGAGCATCGCGGGAACCCGGGTGTTGCCGCGCACCGGGGACGGCGCCCTGCCGCACGTCTGGGCGGTGGTGACCGTACTCGGCGAGGCCGACGGCACCGGCACGGTGGGGACCACCCTCCTGCGCACCGGCACGTTCACGCTCGGACTGTCGCTGCTGGCGCTGCTGCTCGGCACCATCGTCGGTGTCGTGCTGGCGGTGGCGATGCAGCGCTTCGGCTGGCTCGAACGCGGTCTGCTGCCGTATGTGGTGCTCTCGCAGACGGTTCCGTTGATCGCGCTCGCGCCGCTGGTCGCGGGCTGGGGCGGCAGGCTCGCCATCGGCGGGCAGCCGTGGCAGCCGTGGATGTCCATCGTGGTGATCGCGGCCTATCTGGCCTTCTTCCCGGTCGCCATCGGCATGCTGCGCGGACTGCAGTCGCCACCCGCGGCCTCGGTGGAACTGATGCGCAGCTGCTCGGCGGGCTGGTGGGCGACGCTGACCCGCTTGCGTTTCCCCGCGGCGGTGCCCTCGCTGATGCCCGCCCTCCGGCTGGCCGCCGCCGCGGCGGTGATCGGTGCGGTGGTCGCCGAGATCTCCACCGGCACGGCCGGTGGCATCGGCAGGCAGATCATCGTGTTCTCCCAGCAGGCCACCGGCGACGCGGCCCGGCTCTACGCCGCGGTCCTGGCCGCCGCGCTGCTCGGCGTGGTGCTGACCGGGCTGGTCGCGCTGGTGGAACTGGCACTGCGCCGCTACAGCCATCCGCCGGGTACCGGAGCCTCCACCGGCCGATGA
- a CDS encoding ABC transporter permease, with protein sequence MRTWLPPIVVGVVVLGLWQVLTVVAGVPSFLLPAPSAIATQFAENAGRIFDASVATGTNALVGFVAGTVLGIAAAILAVRFEVVDGLLTPLAAAAAAVPIVALAPLLNSMYSTTTETPRRLVVTIVVFFPVFVSTARGLRQVPKVQSDLMTSYAASGWQITRTVRLPAALPHLFTGLRIAAPGAVIAAIIAEYFGGLQNGLGSRITSAAANTAYPRAWAYVVGAMIVGLVFLAAVLLVEQLARRPRTPLLSTIR encoded by the coding sequence ATGAGGACGTGGTTGCCCCCGATCGTGGTGGGTGTCGTCGTGCTGGGGTTGTGGCAGGTACTGACAGTGGTGGCGGGCGTGCCCTCGTTCCTGCTGCCCGCACCCAGTGCGATCGCCACGCAGTTCGCCGAGAACGCGGGTCGGATCTTCGACGCCTCGGTGGCCACGGGCACGAACGCGCTGGTCGGGTTCGTCGCCGGGACGGTGCTGGGCATCGCCGCCGCGATCCTCGCGGTGCGGTTCGAGGTCGTCGACGGGCTGCTGACCCCGCTCGCCGCCGCGGCGGCCGCGGTGCCGATCGTGGCGCTGGCGCCGTTGTTGAACTCGATGTACTCCACCACCACCGAGACGCCGCGCCGACTCGTCGTCACCATCGTGGTGTTCTTCCCGGTCTTCGTGAGTACCGCGCGCGGACTGCGTCAGGTGCCGAAGGTGCAGTCGGATCTGATGACCTCCTACGCCGCCTCCGGCTGGCAGATCACCCGCACCGTCCGGCTGCCGGCGGCCCTGCCACACCTGTTCACCGGACTGCGGATCGCCGCACCGGGCGCGGTCATCGCCGCCATCATCGCCGAGTACTTCGGCGGGCTGCAGAACGGCCTCGGCAGCCGGATCACCTCCGCCGCGGCCAATACCGCCTATCCCAGAGCCTGGGCCTATGTCGTGGGCGCCATGATCGTCGGCCTGGTCTTCCTCGCCGCGGTCCTGCTCGTCGAACAGCTCGCCCGCCGTCCCCGAACCCCCCTGCTGTCCACGATCCGATGA